The Rhinoraja longicauda isolate Sanriku21f unplaced genomic scaffold, sRhiLon1.1 Scf002107, whole genome shotgun sequence DNA segment GTTAAGTcccaaaactgcttgatcactccccttcaaggtgtacttgatgacgtatttgaccgacttgacagaggagcatatctcaacattcaagtgacattggaacaacttcaagagttgagcattatagggcacaacccattcagaagtaataggtcgatgccggcgtcgttcttgatgtccttgaaatcctcccatatccggagatcttctcctgtacataggataagaatcatctccacaccttgtgctctcgataaatggcttcgggaatctcttactgcatcttccattcttccaacactgagaggtgtggttgcagtacggtccatgaatcatgtgctttagtaccaatccatgcagctcgggatctaactgcgggtctggtatttcagcttgcacaaatctgtcaacatctcgtggccgtggcttattcgcttcgtcaagccacagcagacagtgcaaatgaggcagtcctctcttctgatattccacagtcaagacaaaagctatacaatttccaaagaggccatccggtccagtaaggcacttgatgaagagttttcttttcagatcgaa contains these protein-coding regions:
- the LOC144591820 gene encoding uncharacterized protein LOC144591820, with translation MERCQDAMMYVRKYGTASFFITMTCNPKWSEIQRCLFLNQQPCDRPDLITRVFDLKRKLFIKCLTGPDGLFGNCIAFVLTVEYQKRGLPHLHCLLWLDEANKPRPRDVDRFVQAEIPDPQLDPELHGLVLKHMIHGPYCNHTSQCWKNGRCSKRFPKPFIESTRCGDDSYPMYRRRSPDMGGFQGHQERRRHRPITSEWVVPYNAQLLKLFQCHLNVEICSSVKSVKYVIKYTLKGSDQAVLGLNMDDEII